In Zingiber officinale cultivar Zhangliang chromosome 8B, Zo_v1.1, whole genome shotgun sequence, a single genomic region encodes these proteins:
- the LOC122017445 gene encoding remorin 4.1-like produces MLNDPRHSNASADQEDAASAPNSSEFRDIHPLATPGSHPGLARHRDAWEGGSVRSLASLSIGSVDGVSEVGFTTVSREFNAMVVAGSNFQQQISGGGGGAAAAPAEQLNRIGDDELEETNPLAIVPDNNPFPSPRRLPQAGSRGGESSSSSSAAAAAADGLPIHVVKKEEAESKIAAWQIAEVAKINNRFKREEVEINGWETEQVERATVCWKKLERRLEEQRAKAMEKMQNDVAKAHQKAVERLASAEAKRGTKVAKVLELANFMRTIGRAPSKRPFF; encoded by the exons ATGCTGAATGATCCACGGCACAGCAACGCCTCCGCCGACCAGGAAGACGCCGCCTCCGCCCCCAACAGCTCCGAGTTCCGGGACATCCACCCGTTAGCGACCCCGGGTTCCCACCCCGGCCTCGCCCGCCACCGGGACGCCTGGGAGGGCGGCAGCGTCCGCTCGTTGGCCTCGCTCTCCATCGGGAGCGTCGACGGCGTCAGCGAGGTCGGATTCACGACTGTAAGCAGGGAGTTCAACGCCATGGTCGTCGCGGGCTCCAACTTCCAGCAGCAGAtcagtggcggcggcggcggcgccgcCGCCGCTCCTGCTGAGCAGCTCAACCGCATCGGGGATGACGAGCTGGAGGAGACCAACCCACTCGCCATCGTCCCTGATAATAATCCTTTCCCCTCCCCCCGCCGCCTTCCCCAAGCAGGCAGCAGAGGCGGCgagtcttcctcctcctcctccgccgccgccgccgccgccgatgGGCTCCCGATCCACGTGGTGAAGAAAGAGGAGGCGGAATCAAAGATCGCCGCGTGGCAGATCGCGGAGGTAGCGAAGATCAACAACCGATTCAAGCGCGAGGAGGTGGAGATCAACGGATGGGAGACCGAGCAGGTCGAGAGAGCCACGGTTTGTTGGAAGAAACTCGAG AGGAGGTTGGAGGAGCAGCGTGCGAAGGCGATGGAGAAGATGCAGAACGACGTGGCAAAGGCGCACCAGAAGGCGGTGGAGAGGCTGGCGTCGGCGGAGGCCAAGAGGGGAACCAAGGTCGCCAAGGTGCTCGAGCTCGCAAATTTCATGAGAACCATTGGCAGAGCTCCATCTAAACGCCCTTTCTTCTAG